ACAGTAAAAACAACTTTGAAGGGTAAAAAATTGGTTACTATCAGGAGGATTTACAGAATTTAGTAGCAAACTGAAGGAAACCATTTAATGTTCACTACATTTTAATCAGGAGGATTTTTCATAAGGGAGATGGAGGatctacaaattttaataacGAGCTCAATAAAATCAGTTCATGTTAACTACATCTTAGTCAGGATTTACAGAATTTAATAGACATGTTATAAGGGAGGTGGCAAGGGTTAGATCTATCTCCAAAATCCTCTCCCATCATTTTATAAGAACTCCTGATCAGGTATCCTTTTACACTCTGCCAATTAACTAGCTACTAGCCTACTCCATTCAACCAGATATTAGTGACCCTATGCACAAGGGTTAGATTCAGCTCCAAAATCCCCAACCCCTTCCATCCTTTTATAAGAACTAAACAGAGTAGGGTATACATTTTAAACCTTTTACTTcctttcaatcaattaatcactAGTCTACAACATTTAACCCACTAGTAGTAATTCTACAAATAAGGCCTGCACTGGAGGCATAGacaagaaagaaaggagaacaGAAGACAAAAGTAAACAACCTTCCAAGCAAGAGAGGTTGAATAGTGAATATACCAACCTGCTTAAGTTCTCTGGTTTTTGGTCTGAACTTGTGGCAAGCTTAATACCTGAAGATCCAGTAACTGATGAAACCTCACCAACATTTGTAGAGGCAAAGCCAAATGAAGTAACAGCACCATTTGATTGCTTTGCTTCCACAACTTTCTCCCCAATGCTAAGCATATGAGGAGCATTTGACTGTGAAGGGACAACGTCTCTATCGGCTATGGGAGTTGACGAAGATACAAAAAGTGGAGACTGCAGAGATGAAATAGCCACCTCTACAACTGGAGAAGTAATACCAGCATTCTTTTCAACACCTGTGGGTCCATCAGATGTTTTCAAATCAGGTTTTTGATTGAATGCAGCACTTGAATTGGGTATAACTTCAGGACTAGAAGCCTTATCTATCATAGCTTCAGGAGCTGCACTCTTACTCTCCATGAGACAATTATCCAACCTCCCTCTCCCTTCGGCAGGTGTGGCTCCATTAGGATAGTCATCATCATCCAGATCTAGATAATCCTGGTACagaaaacatgaaattaataGACAGTATAGAGGCAAAAGTGAAGCTTATAGATATCCCTCAATCCAAAAGTAAGCCTTTGATAGAGCCTCGTCTTCTGGAAACAATAGCACTTGATCAGCAAAAGAACCGGGAGGAATTCTGATCATTAACAGCTCTATTTGATCACTAAATAATTTTGACATGAGATATGCCCGATTACCAATTAACACATACCTCATGTGCACTCATCTGAAAAGCCCGACTCTTTTGTTGAGGTTGTGGTACAATAGACTTGATCACACTGGAATCAGAAGCTTTAACACTAGGCATGTTATTATCCTTCATCAAACTATTACTATCTGCACCATTTACTGCAGGAACCGCCTTGTTAGGAAGAGCAACCATCATTGTTGAGCCATTTTCCTTAGCCTTATCATGCTTTCCTGACATAGACTCACAAATACCAGGAAGGGCAGTGCAAGAACCACTCAACTTGTCAGTATCTTGCATGTTCTCCAGAAATTTTGAAGAATCTACATTCTCAATGCTTTTAAGAGCCTGCCCACGTAGCATAGATGGTGACAACTTAGTTGGTGATTTTTCCCTTGGGGATACCAACATGTCCAATTGCTGTAAAATTTTTGACGCAGTCTGACTGGACTTGGATGGAACAGTGGTAACACTAGTGCCAGGAGAGCTGTTATCCCCATTCTCAGCCAGAGTATCTAGAGCAGCTGAACTATTGCCAGCTATGCGAGCAGATGGGCCGGCAGAAGTAGGTAAGCTTAAGTTTCTTGAAGAAAGAAGGTTGGACTTTTGACGAATCCGCCGAATAGGGCCAACTGATCCTATATCATTGTCTAATACTGAACTCCTGCGCTTTAAAACCtgctaagaaaagaaaaatatccaCTGAATGATACTCTCTAGACAGAGAGGAAAAAACACCCTCAAAGGGAGAAATACAAAGATCCTGAATAAGTACCCCTTGTGTAGAGCCAGAAATTCTCTTTTGCTCCCAAGCACTCTGAGATGATGATGAAGGTCCACCAAAAGCATCACTTGCAGTGCCAGAACTCTAAAAGAATAAGCCAAAAACTCAGATTAGACAAATGACAAACAAGCAATTATAGAAGAGGAAAGATAGCAAAGCATAACAGCCTTGAGGAGAGTTGATGAGTTAACCCTGGAATAAGGTGTCCGTGCCATGCTGTATATTGCAGACCTGCCCCTTAATCTTGGGGTCACAAAACTGTTTCCAAGATTACCAACATGACCAGAAGATCTTGGCACAAGTGACATTGTGGAAGACATAGAAGGGAAATTTTTATTGCTTGGACAAGTTAAATCTCCCCTAGGCACTTGATTTTGTAGTCCAAGCCTTGATGCAGATACTTTTGGCGTCTTATTACCCATGTAAGCTTTTGCAAGCTCAGCAGGTGAAGCAACAACATCATCAATGACCTGCAGAACCATAAAagtgtttttcttcttttttcaatctatgaaattaaaattatacagacTAGGAAAAATCATTTGAAGATATGTTAGCCCAAAAGCAAATTGAAGGAAAGAAAGCTTTTCCTTACAGTTGAGCTGACAACAGGTGTTGAAATAAGATGGTTCTCAGTCACATGTTCTCTAACTGGTGTCTTTGGAAATTCTTCTTTCTTGTCATGAGATACCACTGAGATCAATTCAGGcctcttttcttcatttccacCAGGAATATCAGCACTTCTTGAGCATAGTAACCTCGTCAAATGATCAATTTCAgatctgaaaaaaaaataataataatgataataataatattcatcatCTATAGCATCAAGAAAATTCCTGTTAAAAGAAATACTGCTCAAGTAGAAAGAAACATGCTAACCACCCAAAAAAGGGCCACCAAAGTTTATTCCCATCCAAGCtgaacaatgaaaaaaaatcacaaagCATTACAAACTCATGTTCAGATTGGAAACTGAATTGCCAGAAAATCAACTATAAAGTTCgcaaaaataattagaatttgcAAAACAAACTGATTCTATCCGATTCATACTCTGAGCCCTTTTCATCTGGTTGATGGaaactaaaagaaatagaaattcCAGAAGCCAAAGCATAGGAAATTATCACAAATGACAAAAACTGGCAAAGTTCCCGCAAAGGGAAGTAGTACAATTAACCATGCATTTCAATTTGACATCAATAAGATAGAATTTATGACCATCTTGCCTGGTAAATGTCTTctgctttaaaattttctcaagttcAGCAACTCCACTTTCTTCAGTATGATTAACAGGATTCTCACATCCTATGATGGCTCCTTGCACAACAGAAGGAACCTAAGAGGAAGAGGTACATAAAACAACAAAGCATACAAGTTGGGTTAATCAATGATAACAACATAAAggggaaattttataaataaatacataagaaaatatcataaaataaggGTCAAACAAAAAAGTTGAAAGTTACTTCCACAACTGACAATGAATAAAGGGTACATGAGAACTTAGGACAGAGCCTGTCCCTAACATTTATTGCATTTGAGCTAATTTTCTATTGCTCTAAATAGAAGACAGCATACCAAGAAATAGACGTGTCCAGTTTCAGATAAATATGAGTGCACTATGTTTCAATTAAAGCGCATTAAATCTAATAAAGGCTTTCGTGAATATAgaagaaaatgttagaaaaatgagaaaaatgggTTTCTTTCAAATAAAAAGTAGAATAgaacttttttataaaaaaaaatacaatgatACATATTTAGAGTTTTTCTTACTTCAAAACCAAACAAGTGAAAGGCAAACGATCATGTACAAGTTcagttaaaatttagtttattaatcattaaattcactCCAAGtttcactttataattttatgtacatCCTCGTATCTTTCTTATTTAGCTCAGTTTTccctctattttatttattttattgtttatattttaattttatgcacaTCAAACATTCTTACTTTGTACTACTAAGAAAGTTCCAATAAATAATATGTTCACCTTTTCATCCTACTAAGAAGTTATTAGATATACTAAAAggattttcaataaattaaaaaaaggtaatAAAAATGTTACAAGAAAACTGAAAGGAATACTGTAAATTGAAATGTTTTAGGATAATTATTTTGTCCACTCCCAGTGGAATAAGAAAAGACTCACAAGCGGAGTTAGGTTCCTAACCTGTGTCCttacaatatattaaaaactaacaataacaaaaaaaaaaagaaacatttcATTGTCTTAACCCCACTTGTGGAGTTTTCTTTATTCCCCTGGCAGTAGACAGAATACTAATCCAATATTTTAAGCCAAAAACAAGCTAACAGGAGTAAAAAAGCAACTAGGTTTAAATAATACATACTTTAGAAGTTGCTTCTGGTTGATTCTCCCTTGGTTCCTGATTAGTCCCTGATTACATTAtcacaaagaaagaaaaagaacaaaaacaaattcctcgtaatttaaacttcaaacgtgcctaacttaaaaattcataCACGAGCAGAGTGTAATCACCAATTAAAATACACTCATGGCATCCTGTATCCTGAGCATTAATTTGAAGAACAAATTCAAGTAAAACATTATACATGCTTAAGCATATTACATACATTCCTGTCAATTATTCAATAACTATGTTCATTTACACATTTTTTTCAAAGCAAAAGCAACATTGCATAATCAGGCACGGCTTCAAACTAAAAGCATATTAGATGTAAACGAGGATTAACTTTTAAGTCGTATATCAGCTAACAAGAAACATTATATACAATAACGAAAacctaatttttattaaaattataaagagaaTTATTATTCATATGAAACTATTTCTTATACTTACGATTCTAAATCGAATAAGTAAAACCCTAACTCCCATAAATCTTCCTctacaaaaacaagaaattttcaGAACCAAAATTTGACAAACTACCACTCGTAAATCCAATATTTAAAGCGGCCTAAACGAATCCATTTCCGCCAAAAATAATTGATTActctatgtattttttttttctggagGAAGTTTCTCCCcgtattttaatttcattaacaataaaatataaccAAGGAGAAAACTCACCAGATTCCAGCGCTTGTGGTGTCTGAGGCGGCGGAGGAGGGAGGCGTTTCGTAAAGACGGAGGCGAAGAGCCTATGGGCACTAGAAGTAATAAGTCTCCGCGCTGGATCCACCAATCTCGATAACCAGCCATTTCTGTCGCCGGTACCGCTTGGGTTCCTTATTGAGGTCGGCGGCCTATCGTATGGTGTAGTTTTTGTTGTCCTCCGAAACGgccgttttctaaattttcctCCAGCTCCTAGTCCGCCGTCGTAGGGGTTACTCTCCTCACCCGCCGTCGCCATCAGAGAAACAGAAATGGGGGGATGAGTGTTAGGGTTAGGGATTTTGAGGAAAAAATTCttaagagaaaggaaaagttgggttaattagggttttttatattatattgtattacaGGAActgagaagaaaataaagaaattaaaaagaaaaagaatcgaGGCTAATAATGGATATAGAAAGTATACGTATTTTTGGTATCTTTGTAAAGGGTCAGTGATAATGTCACAGACTGGTGTTCTTCAAGAATGTAACAGGCGAGGATGGGAAAGGTAGGTAGGTTTTATTTAACGGTGCTGATTTAACgctgttttattttgttttaattttagggtaaatATAGATTAAATTCTATAAAAGGTCCCTCTactattcaattttttgaatttggacCCATTATTATCTGATCAAAGagttatttaatcatttctagTGTATTTATTTTTCGAAATGTGTATATAGTATATATTTACCACAttacaacatattttaaaaaataagctagattgaattaatgaaataaagttGGATTTGGGACTAAAATACACATTTAGAAGAGTAAAAGATacaaaatagtaaattataGCAGggagttaaattaaaacatatagtATAGGGACCTTCTAGGAAttttacctaaataaaaagaagtAGTTTTTAATGGTTGGATGCTTTAACTAACAATTTTGTGTGATGAAACTATTAAACAATTAACTCAAGTAAGATgttaacaataattaaacacttaattaatgTTTGATTTGAAACAGAAAAACCACAAAGTAAACATTATTATTACTAACTAATGTATTAGTGGATGGTGAAAttgtagaaaaattaaatgtatttgaattaaattagacCTAATCATGGAGAGATCACTCGGTTCGGTCTAAAGGTTTTTTTGAAAAGGGGgagaatttgaataaaaatataagcctaaaaaatgggcttggacaaaaaaataatacccaTTTAGAAAGCAAGTCGAGCCTTAAGTAAGCTTTTTTTGGCCCCGAACCTGACTCgaatttgtaaaaaagaaaaaaactatttatgTTTTTCCACTATTTTGCTGTCATTTCTAaattatattgctattattttattgttattgtttagatattgtataattttttattgttaattttgctactattttcgAGGCATTTACTTATTAAGTTGCACATATTTTAGtcttatttaagtttaaaaacttttttagtttgttttcaatttttttgggaaacacttattttaatattttttattatatttgatgtatggATCAAGTCGAGCTTGGGTTTTAGCTTTTATTCAAGTCggactttaacaaaattttaggctcattttttGGATCAGGCCGAGTCCGAACCTATAAAacgggcttaaaattttgctacAACTCCACCCGACCTATGATCACCTCTAGACTAATGTTAGTAGGAGTATCGTCTTCACTTAAAAATCAATTGTGGATACATCTAATTATCTAAAGcgtagaaataaaaaaaaaacaaatacaaacaattCGCAATtgcaaataatatatttttataattgtgaCTCGAACCAATCAATACAATTacaattaatatatacatataattacaGAAAGAACATAATGCACAAACAAAATTGCAATTATGATAAATCCATAAATTACGACAAGAATCAAACTATTACAATGCATAAATAGATGGATGGATAATGAAActagaataaaatatgaattaagaCCTTATGTACATGTAAATACACTTgataatatttgaatataaacACTCAAGGATCAAGACTTCAATTTTTGCCAATATTACTAAAGCCTCTACGGTTATTCACTTAATTGTTGAACAATAATATAAAACCATcacatgtaaatttttaaaataagatttaaagTAAGAAAGAATCACTCAAAAGTGAAAATGGTAGAGTTTATTGTTGATACGAGTAATCAATAAGGAAAAGTGAATGGTTAATAAGAGTGTTGGTTCACCTGTGACAAGTAGAGAGCTAGAGTAAGGAGAATGAGAGAGCCAACAATGCAGTGTCTTgcatggatatatatatgtgattcCCACATGGTAAGATCGTTACAGGTCAATTGTCATCATGGAGTGCATTGTGTGATCCTACTTTGACATTATCATCCTCAAGGTTGTATGAGATGGCTACATGTTGGTGGACTCTATGGGGGTGCATAGTGAGCCTTATTCAGGTTGATTCAAACAGAATACGTAGAGGGTCGTTTACGGGCTATCCTACATAAAGGGTCATTAAGGTGCAAAGGGTAGTATCTGTAACACCCATTACCCGTACTCGTTGTCGGGTTAGAGTTACAACGTATTACTGAATAATCTAGAATAGTTAATAGCAGATAACGTGAAGTTGCCAATTTGaataacataattttcataaaaatacatatcagagtaatacatacatttatgggtcttaaatcgagcctacgaGGCCTTAGAATTAATTTAGGAATAATCAGGggtcaatttgaaacaaatcaaaatattcaggaaaaatctaaaaattttcatcactagggtcacacggccatatgGCCAAGCTGTGTGACACAACCCAGGCCATATGTGCAGGGGCATGACCGTGTAGTCAACTGTGTACTATTTGGAACAACTCCACAGCTGTGCCGTAGGTTGTGTGCTAGCCTGTGTAATAATTGAATTACCCTTACACAATCGTGTTGCAAGCCGTGTGCTAGATCGTGTTCAACTAAATGAGgggtcacacgggcgtgtgaaaACTGCACCTATACAGTTTTGAACACACTcaggacacacgcccgtgtgtgtAGCTCATAGGcatcacacgatcgtgtgacaacccgtgtcccaggccgtgtgtgcccaaaagtgaccaaaacataccattagTTCAACCAATTTCACAGGGACCTAAACCATTTCAAATCACATCATTTTTGACACCTTAAACCACAATAGCAACCAAATCAACCAAATCATGCTAAATATAATCATCTAAACTTACCTAaattatctttcaaatttacATCCCATGATATCTATAATTTTCACTTCTAAAACAAACATACAATACACCACAGAT
The sequence above is a segment of the Gossypium raimondii isolate GPD5lz chromosome 4, ASM2569854v1, whole genome shotgun sequence genome. Coding sequences within it:
- the LOC105779180 gene encoding nuclear pore complex protein NUP1 isoform X4; this translates as MATAGEESNPYDGGLGAGGKFRKRPFRRTTKTTPYDRPPTSIRNPSGTGDRNGWLSRLVDPARRLITSSAHRLFASVFTKRLPPPPPQTPQALESGTNQEPRENQPEATSKVPSVVQGAIIGCENPVNHTEESGVAELEKILKQKTFTRSEIDHLTRLLCSRSADIPGGNEEKRPELISVVSHDKKEEFPKTPVREHVTENHLISTPVVSSTVIDDVVASPAELAKAYMGNKTPKVSASRLGLQNQVPRGDLTCPSNKNFPSMSSTMSLVPRSSGHVGNLGNSFVTPRLRGRSAIYSMARTPYSRSSGTASDAFGGPSSSSQSAWEQKRISGSTQGVLKRRSSVLDNDIGSVGPIRRIRQKSNLLSSRNLSLPTSAGPSARIAGNSSAALDTLAENGDNSSPGTSVTTVPSKSSQTASKILQQLDMLVSPREKSPTKLSPSMLRGQALKSIENVDSSKFLENMQDTDKLSGSCTALPGICESMSGKHDKAKENGSTMMVALPNKAVPAVNGADSNSLMKDNNMPSVKASDSSVIKSIVPQPQQKSRAFQMSAHEDYLDLDDDDYPNGATPAEGRGRLDNCLMESKSAAPEAMIDKASSPEVIPNSSAAFNQKPDLKTSDGPTGVEKNAGITSPVVEVAISSLQSPLFVSSSTPIADRDVVPSQSNAPHMLSIGEKVVEAKQSNGAVTSFGFASTNVGEVSSVTGSSGIKLATSSDQKPENLSSCATTASGTTNYLSDKTDKESNLNAIFCSTPETAVTSSVSTSISAGSKFKLGASAADVSTFNNGSCASSPFSFSSPVPSLVPSNCQSSSSATATNNDTSAATITSASATANASISFTSSPSVEASIPSFTGAPVFKFSSSGDPSTSVSTLSATSGEATESKTQDTKLGNVGIFPFGSTSAFTGSGSSIFGGTSAASSSAGTTAEVANSGNSSSSGISSTIMNSGSGFFSSTFSPVTSTSNGIFGGSSASTSTGNGIFGGTSATTSTGTGLFGGTSAATSTGNGIFGGTSATSTGSSIFGGTSLPVSGTGSIFSTKAAGTATGSNVFGFSAPATSTSTSQSQGLNPFNAVNTQASAAGTGIGTSSQSTPIQFSSSASSPSFGLAGNATFSSGSSIFGSSATVAKPFSSGSSFGISSSSSETKSLSSSSGIAGGAFGSTWQAPKTPTFGSSSGFSFGSSTSVSAPSGASSIFGSSTGASSSSIFSFTSAAAATPSQPVFGNTSPGLVFGSTPSSNNDQMEDSMAEDTVQASPAVVTFNQQPISPPASGFVFGASNPPAAGSVPFGTQPSIAAPQNPSPFLASGSLEFVGGGSFSLGTSGGDKSARKYVKVRKQRKK
- the LOC105779180 gene encoding nuclear pore complex protein NUP1 isoform X3 — its product is MATAGEESNPYDGGLGAGGKFRKRPFRRTTKTTPYDRPPTSIRNPSGTGDRNGWLSRLVDPARRLITSSAHRLFASVFTKRLPPPPPQTPQALESGTNQEPRENQPEATSKVPSVVQGAIIGCENPVNHTEESGVAELEKILKQKTFTRSEIDHLTRLLCSRSADIPGGNEEKRPELISVVSHDKKEEFPKTPVREHVTENHLISTPVVSSTVIDDVVASPAELAKAYMGNKTPKVSASRLGLQNQVPRGDLTCPSNKNFPSMSSTMSLVPRSSGHVGNLGNSFVTPRLRGRSAIYSMARTPYSRSSGTASDAFGGPSSSSQSAWEQKRISGSTQGQVLKRRSSVLDNDIGSVGPIRRIRQKSNLLSSRNLSLPTSAGPSARIAGNSSAALDTLAENGDNSSPGTSVTTVPSKSSQTASKILQQLDMLVSPREKSPTKLSPSMLRGQALKSIENVDSSKFLENMQDTDKLSGSCTALPGICESMSGKHDKAKENGSTMMVALPNKAVPAVNGADSNSLMKDNNMPSVKASDSSVIKSIVPQPQQKSRAFQMSAHEDYLDLDDDDYPNGATPAEGRGRLDNCLMESKSAAPEAMIDKASSPEVIPNSSAAFNQKPDLKTSDGPTGVEKNAGITSPVVEVAISSLQSPLFVSSSTPIADRDVVPSQSNAPHMLSIGEKVVEAKQSNGAVTSFGFASTNVGEVSSVTGSSGIKLATSSDQKPENLSSCATTASGTTNYLSDKTDKESNLNAIFCSTPETAVTSSVSTSISAGSKFKLGASAADVSTFNNGSCASSPFSFSSPVPSLVPSNCQSSSSATATNNDTSAATITSASATANASISFTSSPSVEASIPSFTGAPVFKFSSSGDPSTSVSTLSATSGEATESKTQDTKLGNVGIFPFGSTSAFTGSGSSIFGGTSAASSSAGTTAEVANSGNSSSSGISSTIMNSGSGFFSSTFSPVTSTSNGIFGGSSASTSTGNGIFGGTSATTSTGTGLFGGTSAATSTGNGIFGGTSATSTGSSIFGGTSLPVSGTGSIFSTKAAGTATGSNVFGFSAPATSTSTSQSQGLNPFNAVNTQASAAGTGIGTSSQSTPIQFSSSASSPSFGLAGNATFSSGSSIFGSSATVAKPFSSGSSFGISSSSSETKSLSSSSGIAGGAFGSTWQAPKTPTFGSSSGFSFGSSTSVSAPSGASSIFGSSTGASSSSIFSFTSAAAATPSQPVFGNTSPGLVFGSTPSSNNDQMEDSMAEDTVQASPAVVTFNQQPISPPASGFVFGASNPPAAGSVPFGTQPSIAAPQNPSPFLASGSLEFVGGGSFSLGTSGGDKSARKYVKVRKQRKK
- the LOC105779180 gene encoding nuclear pore complex protein NUP1 isoform X2, translating into MATAGEESNPYDGGLGAGGKFRKRPFRRTTKTTPYDRPPTSIRNPSGTGDRNGWLSRLVDPARRLITSSAHRLFASVFTKRLPPPPPQTPQALESGTNQEPRENQPEATSKVPSVVQGAIIGCENPVNHTEESGVAELEKILKQKTFTRSEIDHLTRLLCSRSADIPGGNEEKRPELISVVSHDKKEEFPKTPVREHVTENHLISTPVVSSTVIDDVVASPAELAKAYMGNKTPKVSASRLGLQNQVPRGDLTCPSNKNFPSMSSTMSLVPRSSGHVGNLGNSFVTPRLRGRSAIYSMARTPYSRVNSSTLLKSSGTASDAFGGPSSSSQSAWEQKRISGSTQGVLKRRSSVLDNDIGSVGPIRRIRQKSNLLSSRNLSLPTSAGPSARIAGNSSAALDTLAENGDNSSPGTSVTTVPSKSSQTASKILQQLDMLVSPREKSPTKLSPSMLRGQALKSIENVDSSKFLENMQDTDKLSGSCTALPGICESMSGKHDKAKENGSTMMVALPNKAVPAVNGADSNSLMKDNNMPSVKASDSSVIKSIVPQPQQKSRAFQMSAHEDYLDLDDDDYPNGATPAEGRGRLDNCLMESKSAAPEAMIDKASSPEVIPNSSAAFNQKPDLKTSDGPTGVEKNAGITSPVVEVAISSLQSPLFVSSSTPIADRDVVPSQSNAPHMLSIGEKVVEAKQSNGAVTSFGFASTNVGEVSSVTGSSGIKLATSSDQKPENLSSCATTASGTTNYLSDKTDKESNLNAIFCSTPETAVTSSVSTSISAGSKFKLGASAADVSTFNNGSCASSPFSFSSPVPSLVPSNCQSSSSATATNNDTSAATITSASATANASISFTSSPSVEASIPSFTGAPVFKFSSSGDPSTSVSTLSATSGEATESKTQDTKLGNVGIFPFGSTSAFTGSGSSIFGGTSAASSSAGTTAEVANSGNSSSSGISSTIMNSGSGFFSSTFSPVTSTSNGIFGGSSASTSTGNGIFGGTSATTSTGTGLFGGTSAATSTGNGIFGGTSATSTGSSIFGGTSLPVSGTGSIFSTKAAGTATGSNVFGFSAPATSTSTSQSQGLNPFNAVNTQASAAGTGIGTSSQSTPIQFSSSASSPSFGLAGNATFSSGSSIFGSSATVAKPFSSGSSFGISSSSSETKSLSSSSGIAGGAFGSTWQAPKTPTFGSSSGFSFGSSTSVSAPSGASSIFGSSTGASSSSIFSFTSAAAATPSQPVFGNTSPGLVFGSTPSSNNDQMEDSMAEDTVQASPAVVTFNQQPISPPASGFVFGASNPPAAGSVPFGTQPSIAAPQNPSPFLASGSLEFVGGGSFSLGTSGGDKSARKYVKVRKQRKK
- the LOC105779180 gene encoding nuclear pore complex protein NUP1 isoform X1, coding for MATAGEESNPYDGGLGAGGKFRKRPFRRTTKTTPYDRPPTSIRNPSGTGDRNGWLSRLVDPARRLITSSAHRLFASVFTKRLPPPPPQTPQALESGTNQEPRENQPEATSKVPSVVQGAIIGCENPVNHTEESGVAELEKILKQKTFTRSEIDHLTRLLCSRSADIPGGNEEKRPELISVVSHDKKEEFPKTPVREHVTENHLISTPVVSSTVIDDVVASPAELAKAYMGNKTPKVSASRLGLQNQVPRGDLTCPSNKNFPSMSSTMSLVPRSSGHVGNLGNSFVTPRLRGRSAIYSMARTPYSRVNSSTLLKSSGTASDAFGGPSSSSQSAWEQKRISGSTQGQVLKRRSSVLDNDIGSVGPIRRIRQKSNLLSSRNLSLPTSAGPSARIAGNSSAALDTLAENGDNSSPGTSVTTVPSKSSQTASKILQQLDMLVSPREKSPTKLSPSMLRGQALKSIENVDSSKFLENMQDTDKLSGSCTALPGICESMSGKHDKAKENGSTMMVALPNKAVPAVNGADSNSLMKDNNMPSVKASDSSVIKSIVPQPQQKSRAFQMSAHEDYLDLDDDDYPNGATPAEGRGRLDNCLMESKSAAPEAMIDKASSPEVIPNSSAAFNQKPDLKTSDGPTGVEKNAGITSPVVEVAISSLQSPLFVSSSTPIADRDVVPSQSNAPHMLSIGEKVVEAKQSNGAVTSFGFASTNVGEVSSVTGSSGIKLATSSDQKPENLSSCATTASGTTNYLSDKTDKESNLNAIFCSTPETAVTSSVSTSISAGSKFKLGASAADVSTFNNGSCASSPFSFSSPVPSLVPSNCQSSSSATATNNDTSAATITSASATANASISFTSSPSVEASIPSFTGAPVFKFSSSGDPSTSVSTLSATSGEATESKTQDTKLGNVGIFPFGSTSAFTGSGSSIFGGTSAASSSAGTTAEVANSGNSSSSGISSTIMNSGSGFFSSTFSPVTSTSNGIFGGSSASTSTGNGIFGGTSATTSTGTGLFGGTSAATSTGNGIFGGTSATSTGSSIFGGTSLPVSGTGSIFSTKAAGTATGSNVFGFSAPATSTSTSQSQGLNPFNAVNTQASAAGTGIGTSSQSTPIQFSSSASSPSFGLAGNATFSSGSSIFGSSATVAKPFSSGSSFGISSSSSETKSLSSSSGIAGGAFGSTWQAPKTPTFGSSSGFSFGSSTSVSAPSGASSIFGSSTGASSSSIFSFTSAAAATPSQPVFGNTSPGLVFGSTPSSNNDQMEDSMAEDTVQASPAVVTFNQQPISPPASGFVFGASNPPAAGSVPFGTQPSIAAPQNPSPFLASGSLEFVGGGSFSLGTSGGDKSARKYVKVRKQRKK